The stretch of DNA GAATCTCTGATCGTTTCTTTCAAGCCTACTTTCGTAAATGCAGATTGGTTTTTTGTGCTAGACATTTCTTGCCCTTTGTAATTTTTCTTCGTCGGCTTGTTCTTTTTCATTAAGCGGTATTTCGAGATAATGCTTTATTTTATTGGCTGTTAGCTTTGCTGATTGGGAATTATTATTCATACCACCATTCACTACACATCGACTCTCCCAGTCTGCCTGGTTAGATTTATCCCAATTAATTTGTTTTAACCTTATTAATGTTTGCTTCCAATTTTTATCATTTTTCAATAAATATGAACCGACGATACCGAGGGCTTGAAAAGTAACTGAATGAGCATGAATGCCCTCTTCTCTTAGTTCTTTGCTCGAAACTTCATCTCGGCATACTAATAACCAAGCTGGCATGTTCTTAATTACTTCTTCCCAGTATTCAGATGCAATTGGAATTAGGCTCTGATAATTATCTTTATCGATTTTGCCAACTAACTGCTTTGTTGCTTTATTTACAGCACTATGGCTGATTAATTTTTTGGATCGAGAGCCTAAGTTGCTTTTTTCCATATGCACAAGTTTCGATAGGTTTTTACTTTGATATATGATTGTTTTTGACAAAATAGCATGAGGCTTATCGTCGTAAGTAATGCTTAATGAAGTATCTGTTTTAACAGGGTATAGATTTAGATCTTTAAATATTCGCTGCCTCTCTGCAAGGGTTTTATTTGCAAAAAAAACAATAGATATAGTTTCATTTGCTAATGAAGGATCCTCTTTTAATGCTTCTAATATTGCAGCATTTCGATGTTGACCATCAGTGATATAGATTTCTGCATCTTCATCAATTAAAAGAGTACCAATTTTTTGTTCGTGTTTAGATTCGCCTATGCCAATGAATTCACTTTTACCATCGATACAAGCAGTTAATGCAGAAAACACATAACCATAGCGGTTATCTAAGATGTAGTTAGTAATTTCAGGAATTCGATCTTCATTAATAACACGTTGCGCTCGTTTCTCTACAGGCAATATGCTTTCATCTAAAGTAAAAACTTTCATTAACCTTTTTAGAGGGCACATAACCGTGTAATATTCATTACCAGCCTGAGTACCTTTAATTGCAGGAAACGAAGTACCCGATACTATTGTTTGCATACTTAAAACCTCAAAATACTTATCATCCATGTTCTTACGAAATATATGCTTGTTCGTAAGAACAAGAGTGCGTAATGTACGTGACATGACGTTAAATGTCTTTATTTATTTCTCATTTTGGAGCAATTCATGCCTGTTTATTTAGATTGCAACGCAACAACTCAAGTTGACCAAGAGGTTGCTGATTTAGTGTTCAAATTAATGCGTGAAGAATATGGCAATGCGGGTAGCAGAACTCATGCATTTGGGGCAAGTGCTAAGAAGTACGTCGAACAGGCAAGAACTCAAGTTGCAGCTGTGACAGATGATGATAAATCTACTGTGATATTTACCAGCGGTGCAACTGAAAGCAATAACATTGCTTTGTTAGGCTTAGAAAACTACGCCAAAAAGCAAAACAAAAAACACATTATTACCACTGAAATTGAGCATAAGTCTGTATTAGAGCCGATCCAAGAGTTACAAAAACGTGGCTTTGAAGTGACTTATCTTCCTGCTAATGCAGATGGATTAATTGATGCTGTTACTTTAAAAAATGCGTTAAGAGATGACACGTTTTTAGTTTCCATTATGCATATCAATAATGAAACTGGCTCTATTCAACCTATCGGTGAATTCTGCTCTGCTTTAGAAGGTCACGATGCCTATTTTCATGTTGATGCAGCGCAGAGCTTTGGTAAGTACAGTGAAGTGTTAAAAAACGAACGAATCGATTTAATTAGTGCGAGTGGTCATAAATTATATGCGCCAAAAGGCATTGGGGCATTAATTCAGCGTAAACGTGGTTTTATTAAAGTACCACTTAAGCCCATTCTATTTGGTGGTGGGCAAGAGCGTAGTTTACGACCTGGAACACTTGCGGTTCCGTTAATTGCTGGTTTTGGTTTAGCCTGTGAACTAGCGGTAAAAAACAGTCCGAACCGCTTGGAAAATGCTAAAAATCTAAAAGTTGAAGTGTTGGATTTCTTAGCAAAATATGATGCAGAAATTAACGGTCAAAACACTTCAGATTATGTTGTTAACTTCTCTATACCTGAAGTTAATTCTGAAGCCGCTATTGTGATGTTTAAAGATGTTGTTGCTGTTTCAAATGGCTCTGCCTGTACTTCTAATAGCTATACACCAAGTCATGTTTTAGTTTCTATGGGGTTAAATGAGAACCGCATCAATGGTGCAATACGAATGTCTTGGAGCCATCAAACAGAAGCGATACCATTCATTCAACTATCTGAAAAAATTGAGCAATTGCTATGAGTAAAAAGCTAACTATTGTTGAAGCCGCTGTTGAAGCGTTGCACTTAATTGGTGTGCCTGCTTCTGTTAACCAGACTTATGCCAAGATAATGGAAAGACAACTCTATAAATTTGGTGCGAAAGATCCTATTGCCGTCTTACGTATACAAATGGAGCGCCACAGTGATGCTTCTGCATGGTGCTCTCAGGCTAAAGTTAAAGTATTAACTAAAGACGATGATGGGAAATTTAGCCCTCTAGATATGACTAAAAAGAAAGCAAAAAAAGAGGATAAGCCAACTGACAATTTATCTATGGTGAATGAGTTAGCAAACAAACTAAAGCAAGATACTATTTTAAGAATCGTTGATCATTTGTATGCACTTGATCCTGATGAGTTTGAATCATTCTGTCGTCGTTTTCTAGATCGCTATGGCTTTGATGATATGGAAGTTACCAAACGTGGTCGTGATGGTGGTATCGATGTATTTGGTACTTTAGAAGTGGGTATATCCCAGCTTCATGTTGCTGCACAATGTAAGCGTTACAAGAAAAGTAATAAAGTATCTCGGCCTGATATTGACCAATTTAGAGGGGCGATACAAGGTGAATTTCAGCAGGGCATATTCATAACAACAAGCTCTTTCACCAAAGAAGCAAAAGATAATGCGTTTAAACGTGGCTGTGTGCCAATTGTTTTAATTGATGGTGAAACGCTAGCTGAGATCATGATTGATAGAGGGATTGGCGTTTCGGTTAAAAATATTCCAATCTATGATTTTGAGATTGATTTGGTTTAATACTATCGGTTACATCGTTCGGATATGTAACCCACATACTTTTTTATTTAATTGTACTAGTTGTGCCTCAAATTCATTTCTTGCCATTATTACATCCTCATTCAAATTAAATCCTAATAACTTACCTAAACGTTTATCAAAGCTCACCTGTTTTTTGTAGTTAGTAAATCTTTCATCTATATAAGCACCTTTGTTAAGCAGTGGTGGTCTTCTGTTTTCATTGATGTAATCAAAGAAGTCGATATCTTTATCGGCCATTTTTATTTTGATACGTTCTTTTAGGAAGGGTAATGCTTTGTTTTCAAAGTCGTCATAACCTGTGAGGGTTACTTTGCCTGAGGTGATGTGGATTTTAACTAAATCGATATCGTCGTCTATTTCACCGTACATTTGTAATGCCGCATCGACATAAATCCGTAATAGCAGTGGTAATTCGCCTGAGAAATGCTTGTGCAGTAATAGCGAGTGGCCTTTGTTTAAAACGCTTGCTGGTAGGCTTTGGTGTGCTTTGATACATTGCTGTTCAATCAACTCAACATCAGAGATAGCAAACAGTAAATCGGTTGCTAGGTTTAGCGCTGTTTTGTATTCGCCAAACAGCGCTTTGATATCGCGTTTTAAGTTTTCTGGTTGTTGGGTGTAGGGTTTACGTTTTTCAAATAGGCTCATGGCAAAGTAGGCTAAAAGATCCTCTTGGCGTTTCCTCTGCGCCTGTTCAAATTCAGCCGTATCATATAACTCTTCAAGCAGTGAGAAGGTCTTTTTGAACGAACCCGTTAATGCTTTAACCTTTTCTGCTTGTATAAACTCTTCATTCGCTGGCACACGCCCAAGCTGTAAACAGCTTTGCCAAAAGTCGTTATATAGTTCTTGATTCCGGGTAATAAGCAGTTTGGCTTTGTTTTTATTTAAGAGTCGTGAATCAACTGGCTCTGGCGCGGTGAGTTGTTTCCGGCTGTTATGTCGCTTATATCTGCTTTGTAGGTAATTTTGCTCTGGAGTAGCAAGGGGTCATGATTTGATCCAATAGCTTTTTCTACTATCTTTAGCTTTTAAAGGCTAAGTTAAAAGGAAACCGCGATGCCTCGGCCATTACGATTGGAATATGAAAATCCCTGTTTTCATGTTATGAATCGTGGCCGTGATAGAAAGAGGTTTTTTATGATGGTAGTTGTTATCTGGCATTTATAGAGTCATTAAAAGAAGCACATGAGAGATTTGGTTTGGTGAGCCACGCTGTTTGTCTTATGCCCAATCACTATCATCTTTTAGTTCAAAGCCCCAGAGCGAATTTAAGTCGTTGCATGCGACACATCAACGGCGTTTATACTCAAAGGTTTAATCGATTAGGTAAAACCGATGGCCCTTTGTTTCGTGGACGTTATAAAGCTCTGATTATGGATGTCGATAACTACTTTCTTCAAGTGTTCCGTTATATACATCGTAATCCCATCGATTGCGCTATCCCTTTAGTTGACCAATTAGATACATTTAAATGGTCAAGCTTTCCAGCTTATGTAGTCAAGGATATTTTTGTTGAATGGTTGCAACGGGATTTTACGTTAGCGCAGTTTGACGATAAGTGGCAACGGTATAACCATTTTGTGCATAATGACACCAGTCATGAAGTAAAAGATATTTTAGATAAAACAAGATGGCCTGCCATTTTAGGTTCTCAATGTTGTGTTGAGCAGAAAAATTCTGTCACAGTCAATCATATTAATAAATTACAAAATAGTTTACCGGATATTGAAACTGTAATAGCAATCGCCTTTAATATGGGTCATGTAAGCGGTATCAATCAGTTAATAAATAAGTTGAAGGCTCGTTTAGATTCAAATAACGAATTAAAAGAAAAATTAAAGTTATTAACTCAAATCTTGACCCCTTAAGACCTGACCCCTTAAGACCTAACTCAAGTCTTGACCCCTTAATCTCCGCTATTGCAGATCAATAGATGTGAGTCTCAGAAAGTACAATCACAAAGATAAGTTTAAAACATCAAATTAATGGTGCGACTTCGTTATATTGCCCTTAGTTGACAGTATTCTTGGATAAGTACGATAAGTAAACAATACCCTGCATCACACTATTTAAAACATCAAGTTGAACCTCACGTAATAGCAAACTTTTGGACTGGTTATGATCTAAAACCCTAACTAGGATTAATAGATTATTCAACAAAACGTGAAACTTGCAATTAATCGGCGAATTAATGCGTAGTTTTATTCGATAAAAGGTAAATATCAATGACAGATCAAAGAGTGAAATATTCAGATAAGGATAGCCTGATATCCACAACTACTGCTGATAGCCATATTACATCGTGCAATGAAGATTTTTGTCGAATTGCGGGTTATGAAGAAAAAGAACTACTTGGCAAACCTCATAACGTTATTCGACATGATGATATGCCTAAAGCTGCATTTGGGCAGTTATGGGATTATATCCAATCGGGCAAAAGCTGGATGGGGATTGTAAAAAACAGATGCAAGGGATCTGGCCATTACTGGGTTTCTGCCTTTGTTACGCCTATTAAAGGAAAAGATGGCAAAATTCATGAATATCAATCTGTCAGAACACAGCCGAGTGATGAACAAATCTCTCGCGCAGGTTCACTTTACGAAAGTTTGAAAAAAGGTAACGTTTCTGTTCGTAGAATGCAGTGGCTAAATTCAATGGTTATTATCGGTGCTATTCAATTAATCATCGTGGCTTTGTCAATATCGGGTGTCGCGCCCGCATTACTGTCGAGTGTATTCATAATGGCGTTGGGTGGCTTACAAATGATAGGAATATTTAAAATTAAAAGTAGGCTTTCTTCGATCAATAAAATGGCTGAAAAGCATTATGATAACCCATTGATGGAAAAGCCTTATACGGGACATTGTGATGACATTTCAAAAATAGAGTTAGCGATGATGATGAAGCGCGCTGAGTTAAGGGCAGTAACAGCTAGGGCAAGTGAAACATCGGGTGAGTTAATTGCTTCAGCAAGCGAAGAGTTTGTTAACAGCCAAGCGATTGATGTTGAATTACATGAGCAGGAAGTTGCAATCGATGCGATGGCGGAGTCTGCGGATCAGATGCTCATCTCTATTAACGAAGTGGTTCAGCAGGCTGAGCATAGTTCTAATTTTGCGGGTAATACCAAAAATACCGCCACGGAGGCGGTATCGACAATTGAAGATGCCGTAGACACCGTACAGGCCGTTAGTCAGCAATTGGAAGAGTCTAAAGTTGCCCTTAGTCAGCTTTATTCTGACGTTGATGGTATAAAATCTATTCTTACTCTAATACAGGGGATTGCAGATCAGACTAATTTATTAGCGCTAAATGCGGCAATCGAAGCCGCTAGAGCTGGGGAACAAGGGAGAGGATTTGCCGTGGTGGCCGATGAAGTTCGGTCATTATCAGGAAAAACTAGCTCATCAGTTGAAGAGATTCGTTTAAACATTGAAGCGCTACAATTAGCCGTCAATAAAACCGGCGCGCTGGTGGAAAAAGGCATTGAGTCCTCTAAATCGAGCATAGAAAAATCCCAAGAAGGCAAAGAAGCTTTTAAGACTATCGTAAATGATTTAGCGAACATTGGATCGCAAAGCGCAGAAACTTTAGCAGTTGTAACAGAGCAGGAGCAAGTCACTAAAGCAATGGCTGAACATGTCTTGCGTATGAAAGAAGCAAATCAATCTAATCGAAAACTTTCAGGTAATTCACTAGAAAGAACTGAAAATTTGGTGGATAGCTTGGAAAGCTTACAGCGGTTAGTTGCGCAATTTAGCCAGTCATAGTGTGCTTTAACCTAAGTCTCGGAAGAAGGAAGAAGGGGTCAAGATTTGATCCAATAGCTTTTTCTACTATCTTTAGCTTTAAAGGTTAAGTTAAAAGGAAACCGCGATGCCTCGGCCATTACGATTGGAATATGAAAATGCCTGTTATCATGTTATGAATCGTGGTCGTGGTAGACAGAGAATTTTTTATGATGATAGTTGTTATCTGGCATTTATAGAGTCATTAAAAGAAGCACATGAGAGATTCGGTTTGGTGATACACGCTTATTGTCTTATGCCCAATCACTATCATCTTTTAGTTCAAACTCCCAGAGCGAATTTAAGTCGTTGCATGCGACACATTAACGGTGTTTATACTCAAAGGTTTAATCGATTACGTAAAACAGATGGCCCTTTGTTTCGTGGACGTTATAAAGCTCTGATTGTGGATGTCGATAACTACTTTCTTCAAGTGTCCCGTTATATACATCGCAACCCCATCGATTGCGCGATCCCTTTAGTTGACCAATTAGATACATTTAAATGGTCAAGCTTTCCAGCTTATGTAGACAAGGATATTTTTGTTGAATGGTTGCAACGGGATTTTACGTTAGCTCAGTTTGACGATAATCAGCAACGGTATAACCATTTTGTACATAATGACACCGATCATGAAGTAAAAGATATTTTAGATAAAACAAGATGGCCTGCCATTTTAGGTTCTCAATGCTTTGTTGAGCAGATAAAAGCAGAGCAGAAAAATTCTGTCACAGTCAATCGTATTAATAAATTACAAAATAGTTTACCGGAAATTGAAACTGTAATAGCGCAAACAGCAAAATTATTTTTGGTAGGAACTAAATCAATCGCCTTTGCACGGAGAGGGCGAGGGACAGAAAATCTTCCTCGATGGTGTGCCATTTATCTTGCTCGGGAAATCGGTGATCATCCACTAAATGCAATAGCAAGCGCCTTTAATATGGGTCATGTTAGCGGTATTAATCAAGTAATAAAAAAGTTGAAGGCTCGTTTAGATTCAGATAACGACCTAAAAGAAAAATTAAAGCTATTAACTCAAGTCTTGACCCCTTAATCTAATTTAACTCAAGTCTTGACCCCTTAATCTAATTAATTTTCTAGCCGTGGATGAAATTCAATAACGAATTTCATCCACGAACAATCAATATGTTAAGTACGGTATTCCGCATTAATTTTCACGTAGTCGTAACTAAAGTCGCAGGTCCAAATGGTGGTGCTCGCTTCACCGCGATCTAATTTCAACGTTACCGTTATTTCAGCTTGGTTCATCACCGCTTGGCCTTTTTCTTCCGTATAACCTTTCGCAAACCCGCCATTTTCAGCAACCTTTACATCACCTAAATACAAGCTAATGGTTTCAGTATCTAAATCGTCTAAGCTGCTGCATTCTCGGTTGGCATAACCAATGGCAGCTAATAAGCGACCTAAATTAGGATCTGAGGCAAAAAATGCGGTTTTAACCAGTGGGCTTTTGGCAATTGCATAACCAAGCGCCTTCGCCTCTTCGAGTGATTTGGCACCTTGTACATCAACGCTAATAAATTTAGTTGCCCCTTCACCATCACGTACGATTGCTTTCGCTAAGAATTGTGCGGTTTCAAGTAACGTTTCATAAATAGCAGTAAAACCACTGTCTTCACGCGTACTTATTTGCTGTTGTTGGCCTTTACCTGTGGCAATAATAATAAACGAATCGTTGGTCGACGTATCACCATCTACTGAAATACAGTTGAAAGATTTGTCGGCAATCTCTTGGGTTATTTCATCGAGTAAACCTTGGCTGATATTTGCATCGGTTGCCATGTAACTTAGCATGGTAGCCATATTCGGGTGGATCATACCCGCGCCTTTACTCATCCCTGTGATGGTAATTTCTTCCCCATTCACCATTATTTTTGTAGAGGTGGCTTTAGGTGCAACATCCGTGGTCATAATCGCTTCGGCTGCATCGGCCCAGTTATCAGCAGTTAAGTTATCTTTTGCAAGGGGTAAGGCTGGCAATAACTTATCCATGGGCAGTGTTTCTAAAATAACGCCTGTTGAAAAGGGTAATACTTGCTCCGGAGTTATCTCCATAATTTCCGCCACGGTATTACAGGTTTTTATCGCGTCATTCATGCCTTGTTCACCTGTGCCTGCATTTGCATTACCGGTATTCACTACCAAAGCGCGAATCCCTTTAGCTGATTTTAAGTGGCTTCTGCATAGGGTGACGGGGGCTGCGCAATATCGGTTCAATGTAAAAACACCTGAAACTGCGCTATTTTCTGCAATTTCTACGATGAGGGTATCTTTTCTGTCGACGTATTTTATTTCACCTTTTGCCCAGCCTAAACGAACACCAGTAACTGGATGAAGACTAGCAGGATCAATAACAGGTAAATTCACAGGCATAACAAGATCTCTTTAATAATGTTGAGTCCTCTAAAGAACTCTGAATAGTTATGCGATTATATTAACATATTTATGCAAAAGTAAAGGGAGTGATACGCATTCACTAAGCAATGGTTACAAACTAAAACGATGATTTATATATATTCCTATTATTTGGTATTGCTCAAATAAGGGACTGTTGATCTTTGCTGTCTAATTTTGTTCAACACTACGCGTTTTGAGTAAGGCGGACGGAATATGGCTTTTAGAGAAATCGTAAACAAAAATGTACATTGTGGCCACCATTCATATTTAATAATGCCAGTCACTTGGCAGTTCTTTTTGCACGAATGGTGGTGTAAATTCGGTGAGCGTGAAACTGCTCATGCGATGAGATGTGAGCTATCATTAAGAGCACCTTTTATCGCCATTTAGGAGCAAAATTATATTGAAAGCAAGTTTGGTTCTGATTCTTTTTTGGTTGAGTGCTTCTGCATTCGCTTGTCCAACTAAACTTCGTATTGGCTGGACAGAGTGGGCGCCTCTTCATTACATGGAGGAGGGGGAATTGCGTGGTAAAAGCACCGATATAATAAAAACAGTGCTTGGTAAAATGGGCTGTCAATACACGTTTATTGAAACGCCATGGGTACGTTTAATGCGTGAGTTGGAAGTTGGTAATATTGATATTATCGCAGGGGTGACTTTTTCTGATGAACGCGCTAAATTTGCATGGTTTTCACATGTCACCGATTCTGAATCGCTTCAGTTTTTTGGTCGAAAAGATGATCCCCGTTTGACTCATATTAACACTCTGGATGCTCTTTTAGCGCAAAAGTTACGCATTGGTTTACGTCATAAAGTGGAATATGGTGAAACATTAATGGCGCAATTAGAAGACCAAGAGGTGATGTATTTTAATAAAGGTCAGTTGGATAAATTATTACTTCGTCGGCGTATTGATGTGATCATTTTTAATGATCATGTTGCGGACATGGCTTTTAACCAAGAAAATTTAGTCTCGTTAAACTTACCTGATTTACAAGTGAATATAACGCATCTGATGCTAAGTAAAAAAACGATTGATAAGCACTTTTTGAAAAAAATGAACATCGCGATTGATGAGCTTACTGAACAGGGGGTATTAAGAAATATACACATGCGCTACGAAAATTATTAAGTCATTAATTTCATAACGTTATTCAAAGATTAATAGTAGAACGCTTTAAGTTGAGCTATCTGGGTGATATTCTCGCCAGACGAACAGCATCATTAAATGGGTTTCGACATTGAGCAGCCAAGAGATTCTCTCCTACTATAGAGATTGTTACAAAGAAGATAGTGCCGATCTTAATCTATGGAATCTAAATAAGTTTAAAAAAGAAGACTGTCTCATTTTAGAAGGCCAAGATGATTTAGGCTCTGGTTTCCTTTCTCGTTTGCCTATCCCTGCTGAATTTGCTGTGCCAATGAGTAAACGCGTTAAGGCATATCAACGCGAACGTGTTTTACTTTATGTAAGTTTCATTTTGGTCGGAAAAGTGAATGTAAAAGGGGAGATGAAACAAATCGTCTCGCCACTGTTGTACAACGAAGCGGTGATCGAACATGATCAGTCCAATTATTTCTTTTCCGTTAATGAGCCGTCACCTGAAATTAATGAGTCATTAACGCAGTTATTGATGCCGGAGAGCAGTGGCCGTCCAAATTTAAAGGGTACTGGCAATATTCAATCACCTGCATTATGGACGGCATGGCTTAAAGATAGCCCCTGTGAGATAGATTTATTCGGGTTACTCAACTTCCCGACTTTGGCAACCGGTGCTGAGATTAAAAAAGCGTTAAAGGCAACTAAACCGGTATTATTGCCAGCTTCTATGTTGGTCTTTGTTGAACGCTCAACGAGTAGTCGTGGTGTTTTACACGAGCTCGAAGAGGTGATTGCCGCAAAACAGTTATCTGCTCCCCTGACTAACTTATTCAACCCCTGTGAACCTCAAGAGCATAATAAAGTAGTCAAATATGATTATTTACCTGGCTTATTATCCACGCCTCAAAAAAAGATTATTTCTATTGCCGCTAATGCCAAGCTCGGTTGCGCTTATGGGCCACCCGGAACCGGAAAAAGTTACACGATTGCAGCCATTGCCGCGGAACACATGGCAAGAGGAGAGTCTGTACTGATTGTTGCTAATAACGAGACTGCGTTAGAGGTGATTGCCAATAAACTCGATGTTAATTTTGGTCTCAGCGATATCTCCATTCGTGCTGGACAAAAAGCGTTTTTAAAGCAGTTAAAAAGTTATATTGCTGACTTATTGTCGGGTTTTTTCAATGATGAACTTGAAAGAGACCCGCTGTTATGCGAATCAGAATTAAACAATATTAATGGTTCACTGCATCATTTAGAGGCGCGTTTTATTAAATTCTGTCGTAAAGCAATAGTCAGGGGGCAAAGGCTAAAGTGGGTAGAAGAAAAGGAGTCAAAGTGGATAAAAGG from Psychromonas sp. psych-6C06 encodes:
- the dndB gene encoding DNA sulfur modification protein DndB, which encodes MSRTLRTLVLTNKHIFRKNMDDKYFEVLSMQTIVSGTSFPAIKGTQAGNEYYTVMCPLKRLMKVFTLDESILPVEKRAQRVINEDRIPEITNYILDNRYGYVFSALTACIDGKSEFIGIGESKHEQKIGTLLIDEDAEIYITDGQHRNAAILEALKEDPSLANETISIVFFANKTLAERQRIFKDLNLYPVKTDTSLSITYDDKPHAILSKTIIYQSKNLSKLVHMEKSNLGSRSKKLISHSAVNKATKQLVGKIDKDNYQSLIPIASEYWEEVIKNMPAWLLVCRDEVSSKELREEGIHAHSVTFQALGIVGSYLLKNDKNWKQTLIRLKQINWDKSNQADWESRCVVNGGMNNNSQSAKLTANKIKHYLEIPLNEKEQADEEKLQRARNV
- the dndA gene encoding cysteine desulfurase DndA; the encoded protein is MPVYLDCNATTQVDQEVADLVFKLMREEYGNAGSRTHAFGASAKKYVEQARTQVAAVTDDDKSTVIFTSGATESNNIALLGLENYAKKQNKKHIITTEIEHKSVLEPIQELQKRGFEVTYLPANADGLIDAVTLKNALRDDTFLVSIMHINNETGSIQPIGEFCSALEGHDAYFHVDAAQSFGKYSEVLKNERIDLISASGHKLYAPKGIGALIQRKRGFIKVPLKPILFGGGQERSLRPGTLAVPLIAGFGLACELAVKNSPNRLENAKNLKVEVLDFLAKYDAEINGQNTSDYVVNFSIPEVNSEAAIVMFKDVVAVSNGSACTSNSYTPSHVLVSMGLNENRINGAIRMSWSHQTEAIPFIQLSEKIEQLL
- a CDS encoding restriction endonuclease; translation: MSKKLTIVEAAVEALHLIGVPASVNQTYAKIMERQLYKFGAKDPIAVLRIQMERHSDASAWCSQAKVKVLTKDDDGKFSPLDMTKKKAKKEDKPTDNLSMVNELANKLKQDTILRIVDHLYALDPDEFESFCRRFLDRYGFDDMEVTKRGRDGGIDVFGTLEVGISQLHVAAQCKRYKKSNKVSRPDIDQFRGAIQGEFQQGIFITTSSFTKEAKDNAFKRGCVPIVLIDGETLAEIMIDRGIGVSVKNIPIYDFEIDLV
- a CDS encoding transposase — its product is MAFIESLKEAHERFGLVSHAVCLMPNHYHLLVQSPRANLSRCMRHINGVYTQRFNRLGKTDGPLFRGRYKALIMDVDNYFLQVFRYIHRNPIDCAIPLVDQLDTFKWSSFPAYVVKDIFVEWLQRDFTLAQFDDKWQRYNHFVHNDTSHEVKDILDKTRWPAILGSQCCVEQKNSVTVNHINKLQNSLPDIETVIAIAFNMGHVSGINQLINKLKARLDSNNELKEKLKLLTQILTP
- a CDS encoding PAS domain-containing methyl-accepting chemotaxis protein, translating into MTDQRVKYSDKDSLISTTTADSHITSCNEDFCRIAGYEEKELLGKPHNVIRHDDMPKAAFGQLWDYIQSGKSWMGIVKNRCKGSGHYWVSAFVTPIKGKDGKIHEYQSVRTQPSDEQISRAGSLYESLKKGNVSVRRMQWLNSMVIIGAIQLIIVALSISGVAPALLSSVFIMALGGLQMIGIFKIKSRLSSINKMAEKHYDNPLMEKPYTGHCDDISKIELAMMMKRAELRAVTARASETSGELIASASEEFVNSQAIDVELHEQEVAIDAMAESADQMLISINEVVQQAEHSSNFAGNTKNTATEAVSTIEDAVDTVQAVSQQLEESKVALSQLYSDVDGIKSILTLIQGIADQTNLLALNAAIEAARAGEQGRGFAVVADEVRSLSGKTSSSVEEIRLNIEALQLAVNKTGALVEKGIESSKSSIEKSQEGKEAFKTIVNDLANIGSQSAETLAVVTEQEQVTKAMAEHVLRMKEANQSNRKLSGNSLERTENLVDSLESLQRLVAQFSQS
- a CDS encoding transposase → MPRPLRLEYENACYHVMNRGRGRQRIFYDDSCYLAFIESLKEAHERFGLVIHAYCLMPNHYHLLVQTPRANLSRCMRHINGVYTQRFNRLRKTDGPLFRGRYKALIVDVDNYFLQVSRYIHRNPIDCAIPLVDQLDTFKWSSFPAYVDKDIFVEWLQRDFTLAQFDDNQQRYNHFVHNDTDHEVKDILDKTRWPAILGSQCFVEQIKAEQKNSVTVNRINKLQNSLPEIETVIAQTAKLFLVGTKSIAFARRGRGTENLPRWCAIYLAREIGDHPLNAIASAFNMGHVSGINQVIKKLKARLDSDNDLKEKLKLLTQVLTP
- the argJ gene encoding bifunctional glutamate N-acetyltransferase/amino-acid acetyltransferase ArgJ; this encodes MPVNLPVIDPASLHPVTGVRLGWAKGEIKYVDRKDTLIVEIAENSAVSGVFTLNRYCAAPVTLCRSHLKSAKGIRALVVNTGNANAGTGEQGMNDAIKTCNTVAEIMEITPEQVLPFSTGVILETLPMDKLLPALPLAKDNLTADNWADAAEAIMTTDVAPKATSTKIMVNGEEITITGMSKGAGMIHPNMATMLSYMATDANISQGLLDEITQEIADKSFNCISVDGDTSTNDSFIIIATGKGQQQQISTREDSGFTAIYETLLETAQFLAKAIVRDGEGATKFISVDVQGAKSLEEAKALGYAIAKSPLVKTAFFASDPNLGRLLAAIGYANRECSSLDDLDTETISLYLGDVKVAENGGFAKGYTEEKGQAVMNQAEITVTLKLDRGEASTTIWTCDFSYDYVKINAEYRT
- a CDS encoding transporter substrate-binding domain-containing protein, with product MKASLVLILFWLSASAFACPTKLRIGWTEWAPLHYMEEGELRGKSTDIIKTVLGKMGCQYTFIETPWVRLMRELEVGNIDIIAGVTFSDERAKFAWFSHVTDSESLQFFGRKDDPRLTHINTLDALLAQKLRIGLRHKVEYGETLMAQLEDQEVMYFNKGQLDKLLLRRRIDVIIFNDHVADMAFNQENLVSLNLPDLQVNITHLMLSKKTIDKHFLKKMNIAIDELTEQGVLRNIHMRYENY